A region of Solanum dulcamara chromosome 7, daSolDulc1.2, whole genome shotgun sequence DNA encodes the following proteins:
- the LOC129894130 gene encoding DNA excision repair protein ERCC-1 isoform X2, whose amino-acid sequence MGDAEREGEKKNFVIHIPSYEEVMESSSQSKTTSSSSSLFNPTPSFSQAFKFVKNSEFYSPPPPPPSQPSSSSQSATPRQVNSSDVPASSSYSTPSSSANRNAILVSNRQKGNPLLKHIRNVRWIFADIVCDYLLGQNTCALYLRELQKNYRLRIILCHVDVEDVMKPLLEVTRTSLLHDCTLLCGWSLEECGRYLETVKVYENKPADLIQGQMDGDYLSRLNHALTAIRHVNKTDVVTLGSTFGSLSHVMDASMEDLARCPGIGERKVKRLYDAFHEPFKREVPKRQCIPETAVANEPHPGSSNTKEDEKETVDTSNCQKKEPEVTVKSALSAAFAKYSHKIARKTNKSQEEEEGKCSAKEESKTGDTNGSNDF is encoded by the exons ATGGGAGACGCAGAGCGGGAAGGAGAGAAGAAGAACTTTGTGATACATATTCCTTCCTATGAAGAAGTTATGGAGAGTTCTTCTCAGTCCAAAACGACGTCGTCCTCATCTTCTCTCTTCAACCCTACCCCTTCTTTCTCCCAAGCATTCAAATTCGTCAAGAACTCCGAATTCTACTCCCCTCCCCCTCCCCCGCCTTCTCAGCCTTCTTCCTCCTCTCAATCCGCCACTCCCAG ACAGGTCAATAGTTCAGATGTTCCCGCTTCATCATCATATTCTACGCCCTCATCTTCAGCTAATCGAAATGCTATACTTGTTAGCAATAGGCAG AAGGGAAATCCGTTGCTTAAACATATCCGGAATGTGAGGTGGATTTTTGCAGATATTGTTTGTGACTACTTATTGGGCCAGAACACTTGTGCTCTTTATTTGAG GGAATTGCAGAAGAACTATAGACTCCGCATAATTTTGTGCCATGTTGATGTT GAAGATGTTATGAAGCCTTTACTTGAAGTTACCCGAACTTCTCTCCTTCATGATTGCACTCTGTTATGTGGATGGAG TTTGGAAGAATGTGGACGGTACTTGGAGACGGtaaaggtttatgaaaataagccCGCCGACCTCATTCAGGGCCAAATGGATGGAGACTACCTATCACGG CTGAATCATGCCCTGACGGCAATACGACATGTTAACAAAACAGATGTTGTGACTCTTGGCTCGACATTTGGG TCTCTTTCGCATGTGATGGATGCATCTATGGAAGATCTTGCTCGTTGCCCTGGAATAGGAGAGCGCAAG GTAAAACGCTTGTATGATGCTTTTCATGAACCTTTCAAGCGAGAAGTGCCAAAACGCCAATGCATTCCAGAAACTGCAGTCGCTAATGAACCTCATCCTGGCTCCAGCAATACAAAAGAAGATGAGAAGGAAACTGTGGATACAAGCAATTGTCAGAAGAAAGAACCCGAAGTGACTGTCAAGTCAGCACTTTCTGCTGCTTTTGCTAAGTACTCGCACAAAATCGCGAGAAAGACGAATAAATCacaagaagaggaagaagggAAATGCAGTGCTAAGGAAGAATCTAAAACCGGTGACACGAATGGCAGCAACGACTTCTGA
- the LOC129894334 gene encoding uncharacterized protein LOC129894334 produces MVGRKMHCTSYLPGYHPKDLNGGSLSGNSWSIPHNDIAWNGARGFYVSLPPFMADQNLELVHQKEILKQTILNHETIFRYQVNELHRVCRRQRELMEEIRRSKLVEDHLHLQALESKSFVSQLRSEISQKSHCPLVLDLTSIEPSTIHGETFQGSSNSLTGQRVSPGADLLAEQNVTKERAISSSKSSASRKRMLDLELPAEEYMDIEDGEQFARESPVQGPNILISELQPRHSSKVNFVNPGDSSISNSSPRGSYVLFDLNEPLQLDEAGDQNSALESVNVHEEISNMDQDLSGTVQAECSTMKKEVTGGDISNVNSSDEVSSIEISLLQCNQTASSSPRFVDTSHNGTKTDKSLLLSSREKIKEIPFAVQALPCFTTNSSLSKSPNSSAGNSSLTGKKSDQYNSSASSPTSGTSGSCLMKYGDNESTSGKTDAVKLSKSPDRISSMNGMDLNCIPSADLSDNQFTAPTSNISHLNLPEGGERAIYEIDRVLSPDSAVEPGKSTRDSCFVGPGSDNKFLTTNSCISMSCIKEETFSPGHSEATMTPVDRDSEAPVSPENKECSPHGGDSLDKTIGKSVQWYKTDHMSDHTGKTDRAAAETLLFISSSVVRDSKTAKGGPSEASHDTLGWLADIATSLASNPEKEFGEFMYLHCHRNCNEVVELTRKGGKEKEAVCNTSHSQKRRSRPRRAYYQRVLQTEVHPAGASVSLHQWNGGLESPASAASESGPWRKTPRRASSRSRRWSPIVRRTTCSLLQPHPSNDKQGITERFLKGWGLTKERQNSRRPRSISSFS; encoded by the exons AT GGTTGGGAGAAAAATGCACTGTACAAGCTATCTCCCAGGATACCATCCAAAAGATCTTAATGGCGGGAGCCTTAGTGGTAATTCGTGGTCTATACCACACAATGATATCGCCTGGAATGGTGCCAGAGGATTCTATGTTTCCTTGCCTCCATTTATGGCAGACCAGAACCTTGAATTAGTTCATCAAAAGGAAATATTGAAGCAGACAATACTCAATCATGAAACAATATTTAGATATCAG GTCAATGAACTACATCGCGTATGTAGAAGACAAAGGGAGTTAATGGAGGAGATTAGGAGGAGTAAACTAGTGGAGGATCATTTACACTTGCAAGCATTAGAGTCGAAGTCCTTTGTGTCACAATTAAGGTCTGAAATTTCCCAGAAATCCCATTGCCCTCTGGTTTTAGACCTCACAAGCATTGAGCCATCTACGATACATGGAGAAActtttcaaggttcttcaaattctCTTACTGGTCAGAGAGTGTCACCAGGTGCTGACTTATTGGCTGAACAAAATGTTACAAAAGAAAGGGCAATATCTTCTTCAAAGAGCAGTGCATCCAGGAAGAGAATGTTGGATCTTGAACTTCCAGCAGAAGAATACATGGATATTGAAGACGGAGAACAATTTGCAAGGGAAAGTCCTGTTCAAGGTCCCAATATTCTTATTTCAGAGCTTCAACCTCGGCATAGTTCAAAAGTCAACTTTGTTAATCCTGGAGATTCTTCAATTTCTAACTCAAGTCCTAGGGGTAGCTATGTTTTGTTTGACCTGAATGAACCACTGCAGCTTGATGAAGCAGGGGATCAAAATTCTGCACTTGAGTCTGTTAATGTTCATGAGGAAATCAGCAACATGGATCAGGATCTATCTGGAACAGTACAGGCTGAATGCTCAACTATGAAGAAAGAAG TTACAGGGGGAGATATAAGCAACGTGAATTCTTCTGATGAAGTTTCTTCTATTGAGATATCACTTCTTCAATGTAATCAAACAGCAAGTTCATCTCCAAGATTTGTAGATACAAGTCATAATGGAACCAAAACTGACAAATCATTGCTACTTTCTTCTCGGGAAAAAATTAAGGAGATACCCTTCGCCGTTCAAGCTCTTCCATGCTTTACTACTAACTCATCACTCAGTAAGAGTCCTAACTCGTCTGCTGGGAACTCTAGTCTCACTGGAAAGAAGAGTGACCAGTACAACAGTAGTGCTTCTAGTCCAACTTCTGGCACATCAGGCTCTTGCTTGATGAAATATGGTGATAATGAATCTACATCTGGAAAAACTGATGCTGTTAAGTTATCTAAGAGTCCAGATAGAATAAGTTCAATGAATGGTATGGACTTGAATTGCATACCTTCTGCTGACTTGTCTGACAATCAGTTTACTGCCCCTACCTCCAATATTTCACATTTGAACCTCCCTGAAGGCGGAGAAAGAGCGATTTATGAAATCGATCGTGTCCTGAGTCCTGATTCTGCAGTTGAACCTGGAAAATCAACCAGGGATAGTTGCTTTGTAGGTCCTGGAAGTGATAACAAGTTTCTGACAACTAATTCTTGCATTAGCATGTCTTGCATCAAGGAAGAAACTTTTTCACCTGGTCACAGTGAAGCAACAATGACTCCCGTGGACAGAGATTCGGAAGCTCCTGTAAGCCCAGAAAACAAGGAATGTTCTCCACATGGAGGAGATTCTCTGGACAAAACAATTGGTAAGTCTGTCCAGTGGTATAAAACAGACCACATGAGTGATCACACTGGAAAAACTGACAGGGCTGCAGCAGAGACCCtgctttttatttcatcatcTGTTGTACGGGATTCAAAGACTGCCAAGGGTGGACCATCTGAAGCCTCTCATGACACTCTGGGCTGGCTTGCTGATATTGCAACTTCTTTGGCAAGTAATCCGGAGAAAGAGTTTGGAGAATTCATGTACCTCCATTGTCATCGCAATTGCAATGAGGTCGTTGAGCTCACACGCAAAGGGGGAAAAGAGAAGGAAGCAGTATGCAATACTTCTCATAGTCAGAAAAGGAGGAGCCGACCTAGGAGAGCATACTATCAGAGGGTCCTTCAAACAGAAGTACATCCTGCTGGTGCTTCTGTTTCTCTGCATCAGTGGAATGGAGGTCTAGAGTCACCTGCATCTGCTGCATCAGAATCAGGTCCATGGAGGAAAACTCCACGCAGGGCTAGTTCGAGAAGTAGGAGATGGTCCCCTATTGTGAGGAGAACAACATGCTCACTGTTACAACCACATCCTAGTAATGACAAGCAGGGCATTACAGAGAGATTCTTGAAAGGCTGGGGGTTAACAAAAGAGCGGCAAAACAGTCGAAGACCTCGTTCTATCTCCTCTTTTAGCTGA
- the LOC129894130 gene encoding DNA excision repair protein ERCC-1 isoform X1: MGDAEREGEKKNFVIHIPSYEEVMESSSQSKTTSSSSSLFNPTPSFSQAFKFVKNSEFYSPPPPPPSQPSSSSQSATPRQVNSSDVPASSSYSTPSSSANRNAILVSNRQKGNPLLKHIRNVRWIFADIVCDYLLGQNTCALYLSLRYHLLHPDYLYFRIRELQKNYRLRIILCHVDVEDVMKPLLEVTRTSLLHDCTLLCGWSLEECGRYLETVKVYENKPADLIQGQMDGDYLSRLNHALTAIRHVNKTDVVTLGSTFGSLSHVMDASMEDLARCPGIGERKVKRLYDAFHEPFKREVPKRQCIPETAVANEPHPGSSNTKEDEKETVDTSNCQKKEPEVTVKSALSAAFAKYSHKIARKTNKSQEEEEGKCSAKEESKTGDTNGSNDF; the protein is encoded by the exons ATGGGAGACGCAGAGCGGGAAGGAGAGAAGAAGAACTTTGTGATACATATTCCTTCCTATGAAGAAGTTATGGAGAGTTCTTCTCAGTCCAAAACGACGTCGTCCTCATCTTCTCTCTTCAACCCTACCCCTTCTTTCTCCCAAGCATTCAAATTCGTCAAGAACTCCGAATTCTACTCCCCTCCCCCTCCCCCGCCTTCTCAGCCTTCTTCCTCCTCTCAATCCGCCACTCCCAG ACAGGTCAATAGTTCAGATGTTCCCGCTTCATCATCATATTCTACGCCCTCATCTTCAGCTAATCGAAATGCTATACTTGTTAGCAATAGGCAG AAGGGAAATCCGTTGCTTAAACATATCCGGAATGTGAGGTGGATTTTTGCAGATATTGTTTGTGACTACTTATTGGGCCAGAACACTTGTGCTCTTTATTTGAG CCTCCGGTATCATTTGCTTCATCCAGACTACTTGTATTTTCGGATTAGGGAATTGCAGAAGAACTATAGACTCCGCATAATTTTGTGCCATGTTGATGTT GAAGATGTTATGAAGCCTTTACTTGAAGTTACCCGAACTTCTCTCCTTCATGATTGCACTCTGTTATGTGGATGGAG TTTGGAAGAATGTGGACGGTACTTGGAGACGGtaaaggtttatgaaaataagccCGCCGACCTCATTCAGGGCCAAATGGATGGAGACTACCTATCACGG CTGAATCATGCCCTGACGGCAATACGACATGTTAACAAAACAGATGTTGTGACTCTTGGCTCGACATTTGGG TCTCTTTCGCATGTGATGGATGCATCTATGGAAGATCTTGCTCGTTGCCCTGGAATAGGAGAGCGCAAG GTAAAACGCTTGTATGATGCTTTTCATGAACCTTTCAAGCGAGAAGTGCCAAAACGCCAATGCATTCCAGAAACTGCAGTCGCTAATGAACCTCATCCTGGCTCCAGCAATACAAAAGAAGATGAGAAGGAAACTGTGGATACAAGCAATTGTCAGAAGAAAGAACCCGAAGTGACTGTCAAGTCAGCACTTTCTGCTGCTTTTGCTAAGTACTCGCACAAAATCGCGAGAAAGACGAATAAATCacaagaagaggaagaagggAAATGCAGTGCTAAGGAAGAATCTAAAACCGGTGACACGAATGGCAGCAACGACTTCTGA
- the LOC129895771 gene encoding uncharacterized protein LOC129895771 gives MAEDKGVEYAIQRELQFKQKIANLFPDNEVFPLEIKRWKALISKRNRSTDGITDCSQTTTTFESDEEINARGTISRSNSNVKRRKALISKNKKSAGRIIDCNATTCIHTEVSQETLKHLESDGQTLLPNHFPSMTLPPRPSLSPTYTYSRRKKHAESSNSGFVSPQQQHRPNIMHYCKDSEVYCSGALCYELHLRGNKHKVKLQYRGDSSVNRKNKQVIRCDLCEIYCQDETSLEMHLKGKKHKAKKQHEMEHGGKIKDEKGQLFWCELCQVPCMNEETFTLHRKGKKHRRQLYVLEEKKKAEAQGLFHA, from the exons ATGGCGGAAGATAAGGGAGTGGAATATGCAATTCAGCGTGAGTTGCAATTTAAACAGAAGATTGCAAATTTATTTCCAGATAATGAGGTTTTTCCCTTAGAG ATAAAACGATGGAAAGCTTTGATTTCCAAGAGAAACAGATCAACTGATGGAATAACAGATTGCagccaaacaacaacaacatttgAATCTGATGAAGAAATTAATGCTAGAG GTACCATCTCAAGGAGCAATTCAAAT GTAAAAAGACGGAAAGCTTTGATTTCCAAGAACAAGAAATCTGCTGGTAGAATAATTGATTGCAATGCAACAACTTGTATACACACCGAAGTTTCTCAGGAGACGTTAAAACATTTGGAATCTGATGGacaaa CGCTACTACCGAATCATTTTCCAAGTATGACATTGCCACCACGCCCATCATTAAGCCCTACGTATACTTACTCACGTAGAAAGAAACATGCAGAGTCCAGCAACTCTGGCTTTGTGTCACCTCAACAGCAGCATAGACCAAACATAATGCACTACTGTAAAGACTCTGAAGTTTACTGCTCTGGAGCTCTATGTTATGAGTTGCACTTGAGAGGCAACAAGCACAAGGTAAAACTGCAATACCGGGGAGATTCAAGTGTCAACAGAAAAAACAAGCAAGTTATAAGATGTGACTTGTGCGAAATTTACTGCCAGGACGAAACTTCATTAGAGATGCACCTTAAAGGTAAGAAACACAAGGCTAAAAAACAACATGAGATGGAACATGGAGGGAAGATTAAAGATGAGAAGGGGCAGCTATTCTGGTGCGAATTATGTCAAGTTCCATGCATGAATGAAGAAACTTTCACATTACACCGCAAAGGAAAAAAGCACCGGAGACAACTGTATGTTCttgaggagaagaagaaagctGAAGCCCAAGGACTCTTCCATGCCTAG
- the LOC129894127 gene encoding pentatricopeptide repeat-containing protein At1g08070, chloroplastic-like, with amino-acid sequence MKASLKTFTQFSSTYGFRVYTISALADFPTREMPAQNHMNPKIADKPIDKISLMKLIDSSISSNGFAPTALLFHEFSRFIDCNLCNTLIRRYTDSKNHSRAVFVYTQMRKLNIPPDSSTFPSVLKSVAQLCYGKVGKSIHCNAIQLGFTFDIYTNTALVYMYGICQQPDDAHQLFDEIPKRNVVTWNALITSYTHNRMFREAIDVFREMPASGAKPGEVTMVGVLSACSHLGALSQGQWIHDYIVKNRLRVNVYVGTALIDMYAKCGDIDEAKKVFETMGVKNIYTWNVLISAYAMNGQGEAALQTFDRMIVEDLKPDHVTFLGILCACCHQGFVEEGRRLFSSMIDQFGLQPKIVHYGCMIDLLGRGGFLDEAMEMIHSMKLKPDAVIWRTLLGACRFHRREELGEFAFRKLLELEPANGENYVLISNVHTQKKKWTEVGEVRELMDSGGIKKIPGCSSIEIENAVYEFKASDPLKTGHEEIHKMLQDMKSQLKLAGYVPETEIALYDINEEEKEHNLICHSEKLALAFGLLHSSEPTLRIMKNLRICQDCHQFFKLASAIYKRNIVVRDIKRFHHFTGGLCSCKDYW; translated from the coding sequence ATGAAAGCATCACTGAAGACCTTTACACAGTTTTCATCCACCTATGGTTTCCGCGTATATACAATTTCAGCTTTGGCCGATTTCCCAACTCGTGAAATGCCTGCCCAGAACCACATGAATCCAAAGATAGCCGATAAACCCATCGATAAAATCTCGCTTATGAAATTGATTGATTCTTCAATCTCTTCAAATGGGTTTGCTCCTACTGCTCTTCTATTCCACGAATTCTCTCGTTTCATTGATTGTAATTTATGTAATACACTTATCAGACGCTATACAGATTCAAAAAATCACTCGCGTGCAGTTTTCGTTTATACCCAAATGCGTAAACTGAATATCCCTCCTGATTCCTCAACATTCCCGAGCGTTCTCAAGTCAGTTGCTCAGTTATGCTACGGAAAAGTTGGAAAATCCATCCACTGTAATGCAATTCAACTGGGTTTCACTTTTGATATTTATACAAACACTGCTCTTGTCTACATGTACGGCATATGCCAACAACCAGATGATGCTCATCAACTGTTTGATGAAATTCCCAAACGAAATGTAGTTACGTGGAATGCATTGATCACGAGTTATACGCATAATAGGATGTTCAGAGAAGCAATTGATGTGTTCAGGGAAATGCCAGCTTCTGGGGCTAAACCAGGTGAGGTCACTATGGTTGGAGTTTTATCAGCTTGTTCTCATTTAGGAGCTCTGAGTCAAGGGCAGTGGATCCATGATTATATTGTGAAGAATCGGTTGAGAGTGAATGTATATGTTGGTACTGCATTAATTGATATGTATGCTAAATGTGGAGATATTGATGAGGCAAAAAAGGTCTTTGAAACTATGGgggtaaaaaatatttatacatggAATGTATTGATTTCGGCATATGCCATGAATGGACAAGGGGAGGCTGCATTGCAGACTTTCGATAGGATGATTGTAGAAGACTTAAAGCCTGATCATGTTACTTTCCTGGGTATTTTATGCGCTTGCTGCCACCAAGGTTTTGTTGAGGAAGGTAGAAGGCTGTTCTCAAGCATGATAGATCAGTTTGGATTGCAGCCAAAGATTGTGCATTATGGGTGTATGATTGATCTACTTGGACGTGGAGGGTTCTTGGATGAAGCTATGGAAATGATTCATTCTATGAAACTAAAGCCAGATGCAGTAATATGGAGGACACTACTTGGTGCTTGTAGATTTCATAGAAGAGAAGAACTTGGTGAATTTGCTTTCCGTAAGCTTCTGGAACTGGAACCAGCGAACGGGGAAAACTACGTGTTAATATCAAATGTTCACACTCAAAAAAAGAAATGGACTGAAGTTGGAGAAGTTAGGGAACTGATGGACAGCGGCGGAATCAAAAAGATTCCTGGATGCAgttcaattgaaattgaaaatgcAGTTTATGAGTTTAAGGCATCCGATCCACTTAAAACAGGGCATGAGGAAATCCATAAGATGTTGCAAGACATGAAAAGTCAGTTGAAATTAGCTGGTTATGTGCCTGAAACAGAGATAGCTCTGTATGATATTAATGAAGAGGAAAAGGAGCATAATCTGATATGCCATAGTGAAAAGCTTGCTCTTGCATTTGGGCTGCTGCATTCATCTGAACCTACATTAAGGATAATGAAGAATTTAAGGATTTGTCAGGACTGCCATCAATTCTTTAAGCTTGCTTCAGCAATTTATAAAAGGAATATTGTTGTTAGAGATATAAAGCGCTTCCATCATTTCACTGGAGGTCTTTGCTCATGCAAAGATTATTGGTGA